The Erinaceus europaeus chromosome 11, mEriEur2.1, whole genome shotgun sequence DNA window AGCACACATACCCATACAGTATAACCCACCTTATTACTTGGTAACCACTCCCTGAACACCTTGATCTCACCCCATCATACTTTTCCACATCTGAATGATACAAAAGGATCAAACAGAAAACCCACAAGGCACAAGGCCATAAGGATTATAGGAGACTCAGATTACCTTCAGTGACACTGAGTGCTTTAAGTTAAAGGGCACAGCTGGACAAGCTCAACAGGAGGGGAAGAGTCAACCACACAACAAAGGAAACCATACTTTATTAAactggaaaacaaaaacatactagaaacaaagagatttttaaaaaataataaaggaatggCTGGAAGAAAAGTGCAAGTGGTCACACATAAGGGACAAGATGGGTGGTCTATGTGATCTGTGTGCCTAAGGACTGTGCAGGCACATGCAACACCACCCACTCTAAGACCAAAAACCAATACAATTACATCTTCAGAGACAGAGTCAGGCTGTTCTTTCTGCATTCAGAAGTTGGTTTCACCTTCAGCCCTGGACAGTCATGTTGGGCCTCTGCTGGAGAGAACGGAGGTTTTTCCAACCACAGGCCTGCTCCACAAAGCAGCAGTTTCGGCTCCTGGAGAAGTTCCCTCCTATTTGCACTCACCAGAGAAGCCAGGGATCCCTGGGCAGAGCCCCAGATctcaaaagaaaaatgtcaaaccTTTAGAACTAGTTATTTTATTAAATGATATTAACGTACATTTCAAAAGGATTTATTTCACTGTTGTTGCCTCTAAGGCACAGACTTGTTTTCCACACTGAAACACGTGAGAGTACCAATGCAATAAATCTAGTTTTAGTCTTAACTGTCATCCCACCCAtttaaagaaaaggggaggggagaggaggacaggAAGCAGTAATTTACAGCGGCTTCAAAACATTTACAGCTGAAGCTTCACTCTGCATGAACCAGTAACTTCAGGACTGATAGTGAATATTCTTTAATTAGGAGATTTAGCAAATTCACATTATCTAGATAGATTTGCTGTACCATATATATCACAAACATATTCCTGTGATGGTAAAGGATAAAAGTTCCTCTCTCTAATCAAAGTTACCCTCACTAGAAGCAAACCATATTCTATTTAGACTCAATTTTGGGGCAGAGGGGCAGCCAGGAGAGAGGGGAGtggtggggaagagggggagggaaaactTTAAAGGTGCAGCTGACATgtgagggggggtgggggagggagagagggcgcTCTGAAGGCTCAGATGACTGAAAAGGAAACTCTTACAAACTATGGAAGGACTCTATTTCTGATACCATATCACTTAATTTTAAGAGGTACCAGTATATCCACAATCCACCAATTCTGTCTGTGATTTTACAGTGAGCACCAAGAACCTTACTAACAACTTCACAGATTCTGCTTTCATATGAATCATGTCCTTGCCAAGACACACTATGttatgctttctttaaaaaatattttgtttattgttttaaatTCAGGTTGAAATACAAAAGTCAGGAGAATGGACATGAAGTTTTAAatcacagacacagaaagaataTGCCCCCTTTGTTTTATGTTATGACCACCAGAATTTGTTTGCTGTTTcactatatatatcacatatatacaCTGTTGTCATTTTCTGCTGTGGACAGATGTCCTTAAAATCGATAGCTGGCAGAAATAGAAACCCTCATTTCTACCCTGAAACAAACCCACTGAGGATTTTGcagcttaaaaaacaaaaatataccacaaaaagagaaagagggagataaactTAAAAGTTCATTTAAATTGTACAAGTTCTTTCTTCCATGTATTTGTCACCACACTTTTGAGGAAAATCACCATCCCAACAACTGGGCAGCCACTTTCCTGAGCCCCCTACATTTTCTGATAAACTCAAATTATCAGAGAGCCTTTTCAAGTAAACACTACATGTAGCTTAAGCAAGAGCAAGGGGGGAAAAATCACATTATTTTATTCTAAAATGAAAATtcccactttttcttcttcttcttaaaaaaaaactttcattttttaatcaaaTGGGATTCTACCCCCTTATAATTTCCCCATAACATATCTGGACTCAAAACTATATAATTTCTTTGCTTTGCTACACTATATGCCCCATCCCACATACCAGACCATGGAATCATGCATACTTATGGGGAGAGCTATAGGGCAGAGAGGTTTTATAAGGTCAAAGAAAGAACAGTTGCCTTAAGACCAGAGATGCATTAGGAAGATGCAGCATCCTGACCACAGAGCACATAAATAATATGGAATAAATTACACAAAGCTCCCAAACTATGATGCATACCTGGTTTAAGTTGCTCTTTAGCTGAAAAGCAAGTTTATTCTGAAACAAAGAACCATCTGTCATTACACTGCCCACACCTCTGAATATTTCACTGGAAGAATTCAAAGCAATCTCCAACATTAGTTCTTCATAGTTAGTACAGGACTATGGGGATTAACAATCTCCTATAGCTAGTTCTATACCAACTTGGGGGAAAATATGTAATTTGCcaacattctctttaaaatccaatATATTTTATTCTTCTAGCTGGAGATTACCAGTGCATACTTTGGGTAAtatattaaataatgaaaaataaaaaaatagaaagaaatcaacaTTTTGCTAGCTATAAACACTCAAAAGTGCAGTGATTGTCTGATTTTTCCAGTACTAGTTGTTAAAATGTAAATCTCAGTTCAGGGAGAAGAAAAGCACTTCTTTCTAAGTAAAGTGGTCACAGGCAGAAACATTATGATGAATTGGGAATGAAGATGAGGACTTAAGCCTTGAAACATGCCAGAGTTTTCCTACATGCTAATCAATCAGTTCAGTTGGGACTGAATTATCCTGTTGCTttgtaaagaaatatatatttaataataccCACCTGTAACTAAGACACatctgaaaacattaaaaaaaaaaaaaaaaagatgctattaGACCTCCTCTGAGAGTCAAGAATCAAGGTGGATATAACAGAAAACAAAGATTTATTTAGATTTATCAGTATTTCCCTTTCCTGAACGTCACCAATGAACATCACTTATACCATGGAGGCACCGTGGTAAAAATAAGTCTTCTCATATTAAAAAGTACAGGGAGTATCAGAGTTGCACCTTATATATGGTCAACAGCAACAAATTTTCTTATGGTCAAAGTCTAAGTGAAAAACCAtgagaaagtcaaaaaagaaaaatagggagctAGACTCTGAATCAAGAGGTAGGTATGAAACTACTTCAAAATTTTCCCATTGTTTTGTTATGAAGGGTGGGTAGATAACAGCACTGATAACTCCTTTCTCTATCTTTGTACTAGTTATTTCCTATTTTAGCCTTGAGAGCACATCCAGCTCCCCTCTTCTTTTATTCTAGGGAGATAGCAGAAACAAAGTTGTTAGGGTAGAGTGAGGTTTACATCTTTTAGAGTTGGGCTGATTGAAAATATAAGGTTTTAGGAGAAAGGTAAGGTACTCAGCTTTAACatgcctttaaaaataaaacagaacaaacaaccTGACAGGCCCAAGGCCACCCATGACTCTTCTTTATGATATCTCTTCACTATCAGCAGAGCACAGAGCatggggtagggggaaggggcTGGTCAGTTATTTAGCTGGAAAGAAGGGACAGGAACCCTTCCATCTGACTATCTGATAAGCCAAGTCCAAAATAATATCCCAACAGTGCACATTATTATCTGTACTGATGGAAGTTTTATTTCAAATGTAGTAATACTCTTCAACATATGGGGAAAAATAGGATGTTTTCCTCCCCAGCCAAATGTCCTGGCTTTGCTTGTTtctttgctccctccctccccctcttaagATACAGACAGCTTGGGTAAAAGTAGGTAGGTGACTGCAGTGGGAGAGGGAGGCTAGCTGGAATAGTTAAATGTAAGTATATATGACTTCTTCATTTGGAAGGGAGGCCCTTtgtcataaaaaataaactaaaggagggaaaacaaataaaaacaatagtaataaacCAAACTACTTCCAACGCTCTCTAGACTGTTCAAAATGTCTTTCCCTTGGTTTCCATCAGTACCTGGGAGGGAAGAATGGGCGTTTTGGTGCAAAGAACGGAGGGCCCCTAGCGAAAGGAGGCCTGGGTCTCTTTAAACTGTGGAACGGGTCTCTGCTGAGAAAAGGCTCCCTAGGCCGAAAGTCTGGCCGGGGATTCCGCAAAATCATACCACTCCGGCTGATGGTGTCTCTGTGTGAGGGAACCAAGGGGGGGCCGGTGGCGCTGCTGAcgactcccccacctcctccacgGACAGGGCCCAGGTGCTCCAGAGAATGGGAGGGCAGGCTCAGGCTCTCACGCACTCGGCTAAGGCCAGGGCCGTTGAGGTCCCGCTGGGTGGGGCCCACATGGTCCCTGGGTCCTGGCAATACCCCAAAATGCTCTGCCAGGGTCCCTTGAAGGAGGGAGCTATGGTCCTTGGGAAATATTGCCACAGCCCCTGCCACTCCGTGCTCTGCCAGTGGTGGGGCTGGGAATGGTACAACCCCTGAGTGGTCAATGGGGGCtggtggagggggaggagtagaAAAGGGGACACCACTCCCCCCACTGCTGCCATGATCCCCAGGGGgcggtggagggggtggggtggggaaaggtACTCCGCTGTGCTCTCCAGGAGGAGGTGGTGGGACAGCATGGGCCAGGGCTGCTTCCTTTGTGAAGGGATTTGACAGATCCACAGAGGGGAGGTGGGTGGGCGCATCCCGAGAGAAGAGCCCACTGTGATCCTTAGGAGGGGCAGCTGGGGCAGACGATGGCCCCACTGGCTCTCTCTGGAAGGGTGTCCCATGTTCCAAGGGACTCGGGGGGAGATGATGCTCAAATGTTGAGTTGAAACTCTTGGAACGAAAACTGCCGACGCTTTCCTGAAATTGGGGTGCCCGTTCCTTGAATGGTGCTGCTTTAAAGCCAGGGAGGCCtccgctgcccccacccccaagggaTGCCAACTCAGAGGCACTTGAGGGGCCATTGTCAAAAGAGCTGCCCGAGGTGCTCAGATCAAACCAGCCCACCCTAGAGGCCTCACGCCCATGTCCTCTATTTCCCTTCCCAGGAATTCGGATGGACTCTACAGTCTGAATGGGCTCCCCTGACATCCTCCTATTAGCTGCATTATGATAACCCAGGGTTTCTATAGGGGCCCCCTTTTCTTCAGTGCTATCAGGCAAGTCTAAACAGGAGGAGGAGACCCGGGTTTCTATGCGGTAGTGCTCTTCTTGTTGTTGCTGATCAGAGGCAGTCAAGCTGGGCTGAGTGAGGCTTGCCAGACTGACACCATCACTTGAAGAAGCTTTGTTGGGGGCCTGGCCAAAATGCTTATCATCTGAGGGCTTTCGTGATGCATTTTTAAGCATGTTCTTAAACTCAATTGTTGATGTAGTAGAAATGGCGGAGGCCAGGACTTTCTCCACGCCCGATGTGGGTGGGTGGCCCGTGGGAGTGGCAAGGGTGTTCTGCGGAGAGAAAAGGGAACGATGTGGGACTTGGTGAGGAGAGTCTGGGTACTGTTTCTGTGGCAAACTGAGGTGCCCAGTAGTAGACTGAGACAAGCTATTGTGGTTGGAGTCAGGGGTGAAAAATGAATCATTCTTACTCGGTGATGGTGACCGGtcaggcccaggttcagtccctcttaTGTTGAAGGTACCAAAAAGCCCAGGGGAAGATGACAGGCGGTCACAGTTCTCAGTAGCATCTAGGAGGGACCTTACAGATGGTGGAAAGGCAGACTTCACACTAAAGTCCTGGGCTCTGTGGCTGTAACTGGACAGAATTGGCTGGAACTCGGTAGCATCAGAAAGCTTGCTCGATTTCAGGATTGACTTGGCAGGCTTCTTCTCTAGGTTCATCATGGCAGAGGGTGGAGGTCCTGAATACTCAAAATCTCGGTAATCCTCATCCTCCTGGAAGGAAGTATCTGGAAAGAACTTTTCCTGTGAAGACTCCATCAGGGAAGATGGTCTCTCCACTCCTTCAGAAGGCTGTTTATAGGGAGAGTCACTGCCCAGGCCAAAGGGCCGGTAGGTCGACACAGAATTAGAGAGTTCCCGGGGGTAATTTTCTTCTCTCCCAGGAGGTGGTGATCTTGTACTGCTGGGTGTTGAGGAGCCAGGGCTAATGATCTTAGAGAGCAGGGACATGGTATCCACACTGCTAGATGTGGGTTTGTCCATCATCTCATCTTGGGTGGGTGTCCCACTCCGTTCATCTCGCACAGGGGTGCCATCAACGTTATCGACTGAGGTGCTTGTAGGGCCACGCTGGAAGTCTGAGGAGTGGCTTTCTGCTGGGGTGCTGGACCCCAAACTGCTCAGGATTGGGATATTTAAGTTTAAGCCACTGAAACCAGGATTGCCTTTTAGGAAGTTGTGGATCTTCATTTCTAGGCTTGGGGAGGTGGACTCAGACTCCAACTTTGGCTTAGAGATGTCTGAAGGTTGGCACATGGCAACTTCAGCAGGTGGGACAGCAGAGCTAGTATTATGTGTACCTGTAAACCCCAGAGAGTTGGATGGTAGCTTGAAAGTAGTGCTTGGGAGCCCTGGACTCTGTCCAACTGAGGTCTTGCTGGCTGAAGTTGAAGAGACTTCAGAAGTTGATGAATTAGGAGAATAGTTGAAGCTCTTGGGCATAAAGGTTTGGGTATTGGAGGGCAGACTTCTTCCTTTTACGCTAGAGACTGTGGTATTGGCTGGGGAGGCTGAAGTGCTCTGGGGTGCAGCTTCACTAGTGGGAACTGGGTTCCCAGTAACACTCTGAAGTAAAGATGACAGGCCTGTAGAAACAAAGATTAGAggagttaaaaaaataactctCTACTTACAATAAAAACAGGGTAGGATAATCTGATATTCTCATTCATTCCAGTGGGAACCAGATAGACATTAAAATTTGAGGCCAAAGGGAATCCAGACCAAACAATGGTTAAATGTCATAGAAAACACTAGGTCCATTTATCAATATAAAGACAGCAAATCACTGAAATGTTTGCAGTACAGTCATGAAACAAGTCCAATGTGATACAATAAAAGGCAACAGGAAAGGGGAGATTTTAAGTGTCAGAATCACTCATAGTTTAAACAAgacaaagcaagaaaaagaaaggaagcaaaattattattaaaataacaaTTTAAGCCAGCATTTCCTCCTGTTTGATCTGTGGCACTGTTGCTCTAACTTCAAATAAATATTCCtagtcttcctttccaatctccACAATCATCTATGATTATTCTCATGATAAAGGTCATATAAATCAAAATCATTTTTTGAACAGAGGACCTTTTTTCATCTTTTGCTAACTGGTATTACCTTTGGGGAAAGAACACATTTAGGTATCATTTTTGTTTGTAATatatagcaataataaaaacacacacaccacaatgaCTCACAAAGCCAGACTGTCAGGGGCACTAGAGTTTCACAAGAAACCCCCACCACACAAAGACACATACTCAcatacaatctctctctcttttaccctccctccctcatgttttaaaagttttttttttcaatctttatttgatagagacagccagaaatcgagagggaagggagagattgagcgagagagagagagagagagagaacctgtagcactgcttcaccacttgcaaagctttccccctgcaggtggggaccaggactcaaacctgggtccttgcgcattgtaacatatgcgctaccacccagcctccctcccccattttatagCTGGGAAAATTCAAGAATTAGTGATTTACTCAGGTTGATCCCTACTCAAAAACCCTCAGAAACACTGAAAAAGGACTATTTTTGAATAGTTCTCATAGGATTTATTAGACATCTCTTATGCGCAGATGAGAATGTGTACCCATGTGTCCAACTACTGTCCTGTAAactattatttcccccaataaaattattcaggaaaaaaaaagctttaaaaatttgACAAAAGGGTAACAGAAAGTCCATAAATTTCGTAAtattatggaaaaaaaatcacccaacTTCAGGACACAAATGAAAATGCACGCACATTATCTGAATTTGAAATTATAGTCATACACTGGAACTGCTCCTCCATAATGACCAGATGAAAGAAAATTACATTTCGAGATCCTTcaatgggagacagcataaaagtTTTGTAAAAgatgtcatgcctgaagctctgaagtcccagttttaaTTCCCCACACTActatagagttgagcagtgctctagaaagaaaaagatacttcAATCATATTTCTCCAAAATTTCAATTTTAATCCATATTTATAAGTATGTTTTTTCCAGGGCCGGGtagtagcacaactggttgagtgcatgttacaatgcggaaagacccatgttcaagtctctggtcaccagagggaaaagcttcacgagtggtgaagcagtgcaataagtgtctctctgactctctatcccccctttctctcttgatttctggccatctctatccaataaataaatataataaaaatataagtaaataaagattttaaaaaataattttttcccctgATCCAGAGCAATCCTTTGTCTCCAGTTCATGGTGGTGgtgttgaacttaggacctctgaTCCCTCAGGTAGGAAGAAGACTGTTATGtaagccactgtgctatttcAGAGTTAAAGTCTGAAGAAATCAAGGCAACTCCATTCTTAAATTTTTAACTATCATGTACCCCTAAAATAATAGTATAtagtgggttgtcagaaaagtcatgacagatTTTTGCATATAAAAACATAGATAAATATGTCATGACATtcctgacaacccagtatttttttcctttaaatatttattcccttttgttacccttgttgttttattcttgtatttattactgacactgtcactgttggataggacagagagaaatggagagggaaggggaagacagagagggggagagaaagacacctgcagacctgcttcactgcctgtgaagtgactcccctgtaggtggggagccgggaactcgagccgagatccttccgccggtccttgcgctttgcgccacctgcacttaacctgctgcgctatcgcctgactcccaacccaatagtttttattattatccaATATTCAAGGCCAAAAATCTTATTTCACTTCTAAAGCTTCCTGGCTATACAATTTCACCCTTCTAATAGTTTAACTTCTAACAGATTCTTTTAAAAACCTGAATGTCTGGGGTGGGTGGtaaatagtataatagttatgtaaacagactcatgcctgagactctgaagttccaggttcaatcctcttgcaccactataagccagagctgagcagtactctggtaaaaaacaagaaacaaacaaacaaaacccctgaAAGTGAATAGTGAACTAAAAGAATGGTCATTattccccttttaaaaaattacattattgaagaaatgttgactTACATGTTTGGTTGTAGTAACCATTTTACCAAGGCCAAAAGTCCTCAAGCACTAGAACATTATATGACAATGATATATACATTAGATCTAGGGCCTTGCTCATACAATCTTACTGCTCCAGGAGTTTTCCATACATATGGTGAAGCAGAGAGGCATCATGGCACCACAGCTAACCCCttgtgccctaccaggtgagctatgagCTATGATTTTTAAATCCAGTCCActatcattcattcactcactttcacataccaccatcactaccacaTTTAGTAAtgatagagacaggagagagggagagaaccaaatGATCAATGGCATGTTCAATGCTACGGACTGaagttgggacttcatgcttgagagtatactttattcactgtgttacctccctagtcactaattttctgtttaaccagaccactgttccgttctggcttatagtgatagaGGGGCTCTGAACCTGGAGTTCAGTCTGGGTACCTCTGTCatgagcatcttttttttttttttaaatactttttaaaattttatttttattatttatttatttattttcccttttgttgcccttgttgttgtagccttgttgtggttactgatgttgttgttggataggacagagagaaatggagagaggaggggaagacagagagggggagagaaagatagacacctgcagacctgcttcaccgcccatgaagcgactcccctgcaggtggggagccgggggctcgaaccggaatccttatgccggtccttgcgctttgctccacgtgcgcttaacccactgcgctaccgcccgactccctgtcatgagcatctttttgcatagcctCTATGCTATTTTTCCATCCCTCGCCAAATGGTTTTTAAAAGGATGATCTAGCATATCATCCAGATATTGtggaataaattctttaaatgtCTGTTTTGTTTAGACAGAGTCctagtaatatttattttattattcaataataaatggcccccaggagcagtg harbors:
- the RPRD2 gene encoding regulation of nuclear pre-mRNA domain-containing protein 2 isoform X2, with product MAAGGGGGSGKASSSSASSAGALESSLDRKFQSVTNTMESIQGLSSWCIENKKHHGTIVYHWMKWLRRSAYPHRLNLFYLANDVIQNCKRKNAIIFRESFADVLPEAAALVKDPSVSKSVERIFKIWEDRNVYPEEMIMALREALSTTFKTQKQLKENLNKQPNKQWKKSQTSTNPKAALKSKIVAEFRSQALIEELLLYKRSEDQIELKEKQLSTMRVDVCSTETLKCLKDKTGGKKFSKEFEEASSKLEEFVNGLDKQVKNGPSLTEALENAGIFYEAQYKEVKVVANAYKTFANRVNNLKKKLDQLKATLPDPEESPVPSPSMDAPSPTGSESPFQGMGGEESRSPAMESEKSATPEPATDNRDVEDMELSDVEDDGSKIIVEDRKEKPVEKSAVSTSVPTKPTESVSKTPSSTPVPVTVTATPPPPKSVNTTLLSPSPALTLPNLANVDLAKISSILSSLTSVMKNTGVSPAPRPPGTPTSPSNLTTGAKTPAPATTTSHNPLANILSKVEITPESILSALSKTQTQSAPTLQGLSSLLQSVTGNPVPTSEAAPQSTSASPANTTVSSVKGRSLPSNTQTFMPKSFNYSPNSSTSEVSSTSASKTSVGQSPGLPSTTFKLPSNSLGFTGTHNTSSAVPPAEVAMCQPSDISKPKLESESTSPSLEMKIHNFLKGNPGFSGLNLNIPILSSLGSSTPAESHSSDFQRGPTSTSVDNVDGTPVRDERSGTPTQDEMMDKPTSSSVDTMSLLSKIISPGSSTPSSTRSPPPGREENYPRELSNSVSTYRPFGLGSDSPYKQPSEGVERPSSLMESSQEKFFPDTSFQEDEDYRDFEYSGPPPSAMMNLEKKPAKSILKSSKLSDATEFQPILSSYSHRAQDFSVKSAFPPSVRSLLDATENCDRLSSSPGLFGTFNIRGTEPGPDRSPSPSKNDSFFTPDSNHNSLSQSTTGHLSLPQKQYPDSPHQVPHRSLFSPQNTLATPTGHPPTSGVEKVLASAISTTSTIEFKNMLKNASRKPSDDKHFGQAPNKASSSDGVSLASLTQPSLTASDQQQQEEHYRIETRVSSSCLDLPDSTEEKGAPIETLGYHNAANRRMSGEPIQTVESIRIPGKGNRGHGREASRVGWFDLSTSGSSFDNGPSSASELASLGGGGSGGLPGFKAAPFKERAPQFQESVGSFRSKSFNSTFEHHLPPSPLEHGTPFQREPVGPSSAPAAPPKDHSGLFSRDAPTHLPSVDLSNPFTKEAALAHAVPPPPPGEHSGVPFPTPPPPPPPGDHGSSGGSGVPFSTPPPPPAPIDHSGVVPFPAPPLAEHGVAGAVAIFPKDHSSLLQGTLAEHFGVLPGPRDHVGPTQRDLNGPGLSRVRESLSLPSHSLEHLGPVRGGGGGVVSSATGPPLVPSHRDTISRSGMILRNPRPDFRPREPFLSRDPFHSLKRPRPPFARGPPFFAPKRPFFPPRSGALPRDPWLLW
- the RPRD2 gene encoding regulation of nuclear pre-mRNA domain-containing protein 2 isoform X3, with translation MAAGGGGGSGKASSSSASSAGALESSLDRKFQSVTNTMESIQGLSSWCIENKKHHGTIVYHWMKWLRRSAYPHRLNLFYLANDVIQNCKRKNAIIFRESFADVLPEAAALVKDPSVSKSVERIFKIWEDRNVYPEEMIMALREALSTTFKTQKQLKENLNKQPNKQWKKSQTSTNPKAALKSKIVAEFRSQALIEELLLYKRSEDQIELKEKQLSTMRVDVCSTETLKCLKDKTGGKKFSKEFEEASSKLEEFVNGLDKQVKNGPSLTEALENAGIFYEAQYKEVKVVANAYKTFANRVNNLKKKLDQLKATLPDPEESPVPSPSMDAPSPTGSESPFQGMGGEESRSPAMESEKSATPEPATDNRDVEDMELSDVEDDGSKIIVEDRKEKPVEKSAVSTSVPTKPTESVSKTPSSTPVPVTVTATPPPPKSVNTTLLSPSPALTLPNLANVDLAKISSILSSLTSVMKNTGVSPAPRPPGTPTSPSNLTTGAKTPAPATTTSHNPLANILSKVEITPESILSALSKTQTQSAPTLQGLSSLLQSVTGNPVPTSEAAPQSTSASPANTTVSSVKGRSLPSNTQTFMPKSFNYSPNSSTSEVSSTSASKTSVGQSPGLPSTTFKLPSNSLGFTGTHNTSSAVPPAEVAMCQPSDISKPKLESESTSPSLEMKIHNFLKGNPGFSGLNLNIPILSSLGSSTPAESHSSDFQRGPTSTSVDNVDGTPVRDERSGTPTQDEMMDKPTSSSVDTMSLLSKIISPGSSTPSSTRSPPPGREENYPRELSNSVSTYRPFGLGSDSPYKQPSEGVERPSSLMESSQEKFFPDTSFQEDEDYRDFEYSGPPPSAMMNLEKKPAKSILKSSKLSDATEFQPILSSYSHRAQDFSVKSAFPPSVRSLLDATENCDRLSSSPGLFGTFNIRGTEPGPDRSPSPSKNDSFFTPDSNHNSLSQSTTGHLSLPQKQYPDSPHQVPHRSLFSPQNTLATPTGHPPTSGVEKVLASAISTTSTIEFKNMLKNASRKPSDDKHFGQAPNKASSSDGVSLASLTQPSLTASDQQQQEEHYRIETRVSSSCLDLPDSTEEKGAPIETLGYHNAANRRMSGEPIQTVESIRIPGKGNRGHGREASRVGWFDLSTSGSSFDNGPSSASELASLGGGGSGGLPGFKAAPFKERAPQFQESVGSFRSKSFNSTFEHHLPPSPLEHGTPFQREPVGPSSAPAAPPKDHSGLFSRDAPTHLPSVDLSNPFTKEAALAHAVPPPPPGEHSGVPFPTPPPPPPPGDHGSSGGSGVPFSTPPPPPAPIDHSGVVPFPAPPLAEHGVAGAVAIFPKDHSSLLQGTLAEHFGVLPGPRDHVGPTQRDLNGPGLSRVRESLSLPSHSLEHLGPVRGGGGGVVSSATGPPLVPSHRDTISRSGMILRNPRPDFRPREPFLSRDPFHSLKRPRPPFARGPPFFAPKRPFFPPRY
- the RPRD2 gene encoding regulation of nuclear pre-mRNA domain-containing protein 2 isoform X1, with protein sequence MAAGGGGGSGKASSSSASSAGALESSLDRKFQSVTNTMESIQGLSSWCIENKKHHGTIVYHWMKWLRRSAYPHRLNLFYLANDVIQNCKRKNAIIFRESFADVLPEAAALVKDPSVSKSVERIFKIWEDRNVYPEEMIMALREALSTTFKTQKQLKENLNKQPNKQWKKSQTSTNPKAALKSKIVAEFRSQALIEELLLYKRSEDQIELKEKQLSTMRVDVCSTETLKCLKDKTGGKKFSKEFEEASSKLEEFVNGLDKQVKNGPSLTEALENAGIFYEAQYKEVKVVANAYKTFANRVNNLKKKLDQLKATLPDPEESPVPSPSMDAPSPTGSESPFQGMGGEESRSPAMESEKSATPEPATDNRDVEDMELSDVEDDGSKIIVEDRKEKPVEKSAVSTSVPTKPTESVSKTPSSTPVPVTVTATPPPPKSVNTTLLSPSPALTLPNLANVDLAKISSILSSLTSVMKNTGVSPAPRPPGTPTSPSNLTTGAKTPAPATTTSHNPLANILSKVEITPESILSALSKTQTQSAPTLQGLSSLLQSVTGNPVPTSEAAPQSTSASPANTTVSSVKGRSLPSNTQTFMPKSFNYSPNSSTSEVSSTSASKTSVGQSPGLPSTTFKLPSNSLGFTGTHNTSSAVPPAEVAMCQPSDISKPKLESESTSPSLEMKIHNFLKGNPGFSGLNLNIPILSSLGSSTPAESHSSDFQRGPTSTSVDNVDGTPVRDERSGTPTQDEMMDKPTSSSVDTMSLLSKIISPGSSTPSSTRSPPPGREENYPRELSNSVSTYRPFGLGSDSPYKQPSEGVERPSSLMESSQEKFFPDTSFQEDEDYRDFEYSGPPPSAMMNLEKKPAKSILKSSKLSDATEFQPILSSYSHRAQDFSVKSAFPPSVRSLLDATENCDRLSSSPGLFGTFNIRGTEPGPDRSPSPSKNDSFFTPDSNHNSLSQSTTGHLSLPQKQYPDSPHQVPHRSLFSPQNTLATPTGHPPTSGVEKVLASAISTTSTIEFKNMLKNASRKPSDDKHFGQAPNKASSSDGVSLASLTQPSLTASDQQQQEEHYRIETRVSSSCLDLPDSTEEKGAPIETLGYHNAANRRMSGEPIQTVESIRIPGKGNRGHGREASRVGWFDLSTSGSSFDNGPSSASELASLGGGGSGGLPGFKAAPFKERAPQFQESVGSFRSKSFNSTFEHHLPPSPLEHGTPFQREPVGPSSAPAAPPKDHSGLFSRDAPTHLPSVDLSNPFTKEAALAHAVPPPPPGEHSGVPFPTPPPPPPPGDHGSSGGSGVPFSTPPPPPAPIDHSGVVPFPAPPLAEHGVAGAVAIFPKDHSSLLQGTLAEHFGVLPGPRDHVGPTQRDLNGPGLSRVRESLSLPSHSLEHLGPVRGGGGGVVSSATGPPLVPSHRDTISRSGMILRNPRPDFRPREPFLSRDPFHSLKRPRPPFARGPPFFAPKRPFFPPRVSDSRRWSQDPHGADDSDQLLPCPDRTAGFGIPRLNSFPSQFFLHNL